In the Ipomoea triloba cultivar NCNSP0323 chromosome 6, ASM357664v1 genome, one interval contains:
- the LOC116023704 gene encoding uncharacterized protein LOC116023704, protein MACYRDETSPNPSKRCKCLSSTLKDAFANCHGLCCKFSTSRLENEEEEEEEALTSDYEEDEEFVSAVISKYLESKFRQKMSLNLCCDFSPAAGDLFIPAKAILMQQKLGNNGEEREEFVSVGSHFSHCSSSSTGSMEAFVSAKTSFSRCSSLSGIDFPDLWRRGSNIVQFSQCEGWPFGLCRRALLLPPLPKSPSDSWKWRKTAGFIKLH, encoded by the exons ATGGCCTGCTATCGTGATGAAACCTCACCAAATCCTTCCAAGAGATGCAAATGCCTTTCCTCGACTTTGAAGGATGCATTTGCTAACTGCCATGGTTTATGCTGCAAGTTCTCTACTTCCAGACTGgaaaacgaagaagaagaagaagaagaagctctAACCAGTGATTACGAAGAAGATGAA GAATTTGTCTCGGCAGTCATAAGCAAATACCTGGAATCAAAATTCAGGCAGAAGATGAGCCTTAATTTGTGCTGTGATTTCTCCCCTGCTGCCGGAGATTTGTTCATCCCTGCAAAGGCAATATTAATGCAGCAGAAGCTGGGAAACAATGGTGAAGAAAGAGAGGAGTTTGTGTCTGTTGGCAGCCATTTCTCTCACTGCTCATCAAGCTCTACCGGCAGCATGGAGGCATTTGTGTCGGCCAAGACGAGCTTTTCCCGGTGCTCGAGCTTGAGCGGGATCGATTTCCCTGATTTGTGGAGGCGGGGCTCGAACATTGTGCAGTTTTCTCAGTGCGAAGGATGGCCGTTTGGTCTTTGCCGGCGGGCTTTGTTGCTCCCACCTCTGCCCAAATCTCCGTCTGATTCTTGGAAGTGGCGCAAGACTGCTGGATTTATCAAGTTACATTGA
- the LOC116021935 gene encoding uncharacterized protein LOC116021935 gives MARGGEWLGGVYRSGRRGKWCSYKWATIIVCSINTVVAFFVLHSLFTSLYMYNDYQKDFRYSPDQIRTMEDSIRIRKGSEPTELIKLVTQIKDKLLVEEKVVEAPHSMKQKITDEIIATLRGLEGVVNATLQTEAVENWRKAKVEEANKVIHGNKSNSSIAPEEAVALARALEIDWFELSEEIGLHIPVEVINKEHYDKPDGAEFESEIIAGKKLPPECHAELHTDYDGDAVRWGLTHLKESAYDCCMACLDQAKHAKPGEKKCNIWVYCPSETGCYSPDIYQHKHQECWLKSSENPRLNFKARYSESFRNVNPNAPLVVPWMSGVVSV, from the exons ATGGCGAGAGGTGGAGAGTGGTTGGGCGGGGTTTACCGCAGCGGGAGAAGGGGGAAATGGTGTTCGTACAAGTGGGCAACAATCATTGTCTGCTCCATCAACACCGTGGTTGCTTTCTTTGTGCTTCACTCTCTCTTCACTTCTCTGTACATGTACAACGATTACCAGAAGG ATTTTAGATATAGCCCAGATCAGATTAGGACAATGGAAGACTCTATTCGAATACGAAAAGGATCAGAACCTACAGAGCTTATTAAGTTG GTAACACAAATAAAGGACAAGCTTTTAGTGGAAGAAAAGGTTGTGGAAGCACCACATTCCATGAAACAGAAGATAACAGATGAGATTATAGCCACTTTGAGAGGCTTGGAAGGTGTTGTGAATGCAACCTTGCAGACAG AGGCAGTTGAAAACTGGCGCAAGGCAAAAGTAGAAGAAGCCAATAAAGTTATACATGGGAATAAATCAAATTCGAGTATTGCACCAGAGGAAGCTG TTGCATTAGCAAGAGCTTTGGAGATTGATTGGTTTGAGCTGTCTGAGGAAATTGGTCTCCATATACCAGTTGAGGTCATTAATAAGGAACATTATGACAAACCTGATGGAGCGGAATTTG AAAGTGAAATCATTGCTGGCAAAAAACTTCCTCCTGAATGTCATGCAGAGCTTCATACAGATTATGATGGCGATGCAGTCAGATGGGGCCTAACCCACCTTAAAGAATCTGCATATGACTGTTGTATGGCTTGTTTGGATCAAGCTAAGCATGCAAAACCAGGCGAGAAAAAGTGCAATATATGGGTTTACTGCCCATCTGAAACGGGATGTTATTCCCCTGATATTTATCAACATAAACATCAGGAATGCTGGTTGAAATCT TCAGAGAATCCCAGATTGAACTTTAAGGCGCGGTATTCTGAAtcttttagaaatgtcaatccAAATGCACCATTAGTCGTTCCATGGATGTCTGGAGTTGTCAGTGTATAA